The following are from one region of the Salvia hispanica cultivar TCC Black 2014 chromosome 1, UniMelb_Shisp_WGS_1.0, whole genome shotgun sequence genome:
- the LOC125195168 gene encoding uncharacterized protein LOC125195168, translated as MPSLISPKLCNTPLLKCNKARFFQPLRIKAQIHKDHEGRFGNIVDANLHLLKVRIEEVRSKERLERCCVAEQGWNYAAYDSFKTKTDINYTHFYQEFVELLGVVGATFGITISGCTLCLCLFSILLHFNQ; from the exons ATGCCTTCCTTAATTTCTCCTAAACTATGCAACACTCCTCTTCTTAAATGTAACAAAGCCAGATTTTTTCAGCCCCTTCGAATCAAAGCTCAAATCCACAAAGATCATGAAG GGAGATTTGGAAATATTGTGGATGCAAATTTACACCTACTGAAGGTGAGGATAGAGGAAGTGAGGAGCAAGGAGAGGCTAGAGAGATGCTGTGTGGCTGAGCAAGGATGGAACTATGCAGCTTATGATAGCTTCAAAACTAAAACAGATATTaattatactcatttttatcAAGAATTTGTTGAGCTTTTGGGAGTGGTTGGTGCTACTTTTGGCATCACAATATCTGGTTGCACCTTATGCCTCTGcctcttttccattttacttcattttaacCAATGA